From Permianibacter aggregans, a single genomic window includes:
- a CDS encoding TolB family protein has product MDENNSNNTPQRFAAGTISKPDSFEYGSTFSPDGTLFFFGVDLGHRAEIHVARFENDAWLESEVFLSHETISHNDPMFSPDGKRLYFITDQHAENSFDIGYVEKTQNGWSPVKIATGISTPATEYFYSESRAGEQFFARNVSKPDEKPNFDIYFRNASTPNEGSRLTSSVNSQYYEGDPFISADGNTLIFVSNRPGGAGKGDLYVSVRSTDGHWQPATHLGADINSKGHEITPYLTPDGKALIFSRDGDLYWVSASSIGQ; this is encoded by the coding sequence TTGGACGAGAACAACTCCAATAACACCCCACAGCGTTTTGCCGCTGGCACAATCTCCAAACCCGACAGCTTCGAATACGGCAGCACGTTCTCACCCGATGGCACGCTGTTCTTCTTCGGCGTCGATCTCGGTCATCGCGCCGAAATCCATGTTGCGCGCTTTGAAAATGATGCCTGGTTGGAGAGCGAGGTATTCCTGAGCCACGAAACCATCAGCCACAACGACCCGATGTTCTCACCAGATGGCAAGCGGCTTTACTTCATCACCGACCAACACGCTGAAAACAGCTTTGATATCGGCTACGTCGAGAAAACCCAAAATGGCTGGTCGCCAGTAAAAATCGCCACCGGCATCTCAACACCCGCCACCGAGTATTTCTACTCCGAAAGCCGAGCCGGCGAACAGTTCTTTGCCCGCAACGTATCCAAGCCCGACGAAAAGCCCAACTTTGATATTTACTTTCGTAATGCGTCAACGCCAAACGAAGGCTCGCGACTGACGAGCAGCGTCAACAGCCAATACTACGAAGGCGACCCGTTTATCTCTGCTGACGGCAATACGTTGATATTCGTTTCCAATCGCCCCGGCGGCGCCGGTAAAGGCGACCTTTACGTCAGTGTTCGCTCCACTGACGGCCACTGGCAACCGGCAACCCATCTAGGCGCGGATATCAATTCCAAAGGCCACGAGATAACCCCGTATCTGACACCGGATGGAAAAGCGCTGATATTCTCCCGTGATGGAGATCTTTATTGGGTTTCTGCTTCGTCTATCGGGCAATGA